The genomic DNA CGCGGCGCGGGCCAGGATTGCGGCATCCGCATCGGTCATACGCCCGGCCTCCCGCAGGTGCTCCATCCACGACTCCATGGTCCAGAGCTCCACGAAGCGCTCCGGATGCGCGACATCCTCATAGAGCCGCCAGTTCACCGCCCCGGCCCGCATCCGCACGCCCCGGACCTCGCGCATGGCAGCCAGGAACTCGGCGCGGTCCACCTCGGGCACGAGGTAGCGGACCGACTCCATGACCGGCAGCGCATCGCGGGCCAGGACGGATGCCAGGCCGGGATCGGGGCTCTCGGGCGCGGGGTGCAGGATATCCGCGCCGGGCGGCGGCGGGGGCGGCGGGTTCTCCATCGGCAGGCGTTGCAACGCCCAGGCCCCGATGGCTCCGCCGATGCCGAATCCCGCCAGGGTCGCCGGGATGCCGAAGGCCTCGCCCGCCGCGCCGGACAGCACCGAACCCAGCGCCATCGCCCCGAAGGTGGCGACCTGGTAGAGCCCCATCGCCCGCGCCCGCACCCAGGACGGGGCGGAAAGCTGCGCCGAGGCGCCGAAGGTGCTGGCGGCCGAGATCCAGCAGGCGCCATAGACCAGCATGGCCAGAATCGCCGGCAGCCAGTGGCGCGACAGGCCCAGCACCACCAGCGCCGCGCCCATGGCGGTGGTGCCCAGCACCACCAGGGTGGAGAAGCTCATCCGGCTGCGCAGGGAGGGGAGCAGGAAGCCGGCGCAGACCGCGCCGGTCCCCATTGCCGCCAGCATCAGCCCATAGGCCTCCGGCCCCAGGCCGAGCTGGCGCCGCACCAGCAGCGGCAGCAGCCCCCAGATCGCCGCCCCGGCGAAGAAGGTGACGAGCGAGCGCAGGATCGTGCCGCGCAGCGCCGGGCTCGCCACCACGAAGCGGACGCCCGTGCGCATGGCGGAGAGGAAGTGCTCGTTGGGCAGGCGCCCCGCCGGGGCCTGCCGCCGCCACAGGAACAGCGCCACCACCAGGACCATCACGCAGGCGGCGTTCAGGGCGAAGGTCGCCTGCGGCCCCGCCATGCCCATCAGCAGTCCGCCCAGCGCCGGCCCCAGGGCACGGGCGAGGTTGAAGCCGATACCGTTCAGCACGATGGCCTGGGCCAGGTCGGCGCGCGGCACCAGTTCCGGCGTCACGGCGGAAAAGGCCGGGAAGTTGATGGCCGAGCCGATGCCCAGCGCGAAGGTCAGCGCCAGCAACCCCCAGGGGCCGATCACGCCCACAGCCGCCAGCAGGCAGAGCAGCAGGGCGGAGAAGCACATCCAGAGCTGCGCCCCGATCAGGAAGCGCCGCCGGTCGAGGATATCGGCCAGCGCCCCGGCCGGCATGGCCAGCAGGAAGACCGGCAGCAGGCTCGCCGTCTGCACCAGGGCGACCATGCCGGGGCGGCCGTCCAGGATGGTCATCAGCCAGCCCGCGCCCGTGTTCTGCACCCACAGCCCCATGTTGCTGAACAGGGTCGCGGTCCACAGCAGCCGGAAATTCGGATGGCGCAGGGGTTGGAAGGCGGCGGGCAGAGGCATGGGACTCGGGGGGACCGGCTTCTTCTGGCTTGGACGGAGAACCGGCTTAGCCCGCCGGGCGGGGCGGCGCGACCCGACGCTGACGTGAAGGGAGAGGCACTAAGGGCACGGCCCGGGGGGGCGGAACAGGGCGATGGCGGGGGAGAAGCCCCCACGAACCGGGTGGCTTGCCATGCAGCCCCTTGCATAGGGGGCGGGGAGGCGTACCATATTTTGATACACGCGGCGCATCCGCCAGTAACCGCGTGCGTTCATTGCGTACACCATTCGTCCAGTATGACGAGCGATAGTCACGGACAAGAAAAGCAACCGCAGCGTGTTCCGCGACGATCCTTGACGACACGGCAATGCAGGGAGAGTGCCAGAACCATGTTCTATGACGCCTACCAGGCGCAGCAGGATATCCTTGCGCCTTTCCAGGGCTTCGCGCGCGGAAGCAGCCGGCTTCTCCGCCAGTTCGACGAGGCCGTGCCGGGCGTCTTCCCCCTGCGCCACTGGGCCGCGATGTTCGACATCCTGGGCGGGGCGCGGACCACGCATGAGCGCCCCCCCTTCGGCTTCACCTCGGTCCAGGTCGATGGCGAGAGCGTCGCCGTGACCGAGGAGGCGGTGCACGCCATGCCCTTCGGCACCCTCCTGCGCTTCCGCAAGGACACGAAGCGGAAGCAGACGCCGGTGCTGCTGGTCGCTCCGATGTCCGGACACTTCGCCACCCTGCTGCGCGGCACCGTGGCGACGATGCTGCCGGACTATGACGTCCATATCACCGACTGGCACAATGCCCGTGAGGTCCCCGTCAGCGCGGGTTCCTTCGGCTTCGACGGCTTCGTCGCGCACATCAGCGCCTTCCTGCGGGCGATGGGCCCGGGCGCGCATGTGGTGGCCGTCTGCCAGCCCGCCGTGCCGGTACTGGCCGCCGCCGCGCTGATGGCGGAGGAACGCGACCCCGCCCGGCCGCGCAGCCTGACGCTGATGGCCGGGCCGATCGACACCCGCGTCAACCCGACTTCCGTGAACGAGCTCGCGACCTCCCGCCCCATCTCCTGGTTCGAGCAGCACCTGATCTCCACCGTCCCCTGGCGCTTCGCCGGGGCCGGGCGCCATGTCTATCCCGGCGTGCTGCAGCTCACCGCCTTCCTGAACATGAACATGGACCGGCACGTGAAGGCCTATGCCGACCAGTTCCGACACATCGTGTCGGGGGAGGAAGAGGCGGCCACCGCGCATCGCCGGTTCTATGACGAATATCTGGCGGTGATGGACCTGCCGGCGGAATTCTACCTGGAAACGGTGAAGATCGTGTTCCAGGACCATTCCCTGCCGCTGGGCAAACTGACCGTCGGCGGCCGCCTGGTCCGGCCCGAGCTGATCCAGGACATGTCGATCCTGACGGTCGAGGCGGAGCGGGACGACATCTGCTCCGTCGGCCAGACGGCGGCGGCGCTCGATCTCTGCTCCAGCCTGCCGGCGGAGCGGAAGCGCAACCATGTCCAGAAGGGCGTCGGCCATTACGGCGTCTTCAACGGGCGCCGCTGGAGCACCGAGATCTATCCGATGGTACGCGAGACCATCGAATCCGCGAACCGCGCGGCGGAGGCTGCCGCCGCCTGATCCGACCCGCACCGGACCCAAGGGCGGGGGCGGCCGGGGGGGGCATCATGCCACCCCCGGCCGCCCCGCGCGTTTCAGCCTGCGCCCATCCAGAACTTCACCGCCGAAAGCGCGGCGATCAGCCACACCGCGCCGGACACCTGCCCCGCCTTGCCGGCCAGCAGCTTGATGACCGCATAGGTGATGAAGCCGATGCCGATCCCCGAGGCGATCGAGAAGGTGAGCGGCATGGACAGCGCGGTGATGATGGCGGGCGCGTAGTCCGTGATGTCCTCCCAGTCCAGGTCGCGCAGCGACTTCGCCATCAGGCAGGCGACGAAGACCAGCGCGGGCGCCGTGGCATATCCCGGGATGGAGGTGGCCAGCGGCGCCAGGAACAGCGTCAGCAGGAACAGCACCGCCACGGTCAGGGCGGTGAGCCCCGTGCGCCCCCCGGCCTGGATGCCGGCCGCGCTCTCGATATAGCTGGTGGTGGTGGAGGTGCCGAGCACGGAGCCGATGATGGCGCCGCCGCTATCGGCGAGCAGCGCGCGGCCGAGGCGCGGCACGGAACCGTCCGGCCGCATCAGCCCGGCGCGGTGCGTGGTGCCGATCAGCGTGCCCGCATTGTCCAGCAGGTCCACGATGAAGAAGGTGAACACGATCCCCGCCACGCCCAGGCCGATGGCGCCGGGGATGTCGAGTTGCAGGAAGGTCGGCGCCAGCGAGGGCGGAAGCGACACCACGCCATGGAAGGTGGTCAGCCCGAAGGGAATGCCGAGCAGCGCCGTGACGAGGATGCCGATGATGATCCCGCCCGGCACGTTGCGCGCGACCATGCCGGCGATCAGCAGGAAGCCCAGGCAGGAGAGCAGCACCTTCGGCTCCGCCACATGGCCCAGCCCGACCATGGTGGCCGGGTTCGCCACCACCAGCCCCATGCCCTGCAGCCCGATGATGCCCAGGAAGAAACCGATCCCGGCGGCGATGCCGAGCTTCAGCGAGAGCGGGATGGTGTTGATCAGCCATTCCCGGATCCGCAGCACCGACACCGCGAGGAAGATGAGGCCCGACAGGAAGACGGCGCCCAGCGCCACCTGCCAGGGGATGTGCATGCCGCCCACCACGGCGAAGGCGAAATAGGCGTTCAACCCCATCCCCGGCGCCAGGGCGATGGGATAGTTGGCCAGCAACCCCATCAGCGCCGAGCCGATGGCGGCGGCGAGGCAGGTGGCGACGAAGGACGCCCCCTGGTCGATGCCGGCGGCGGCCATGATGTTGGGATTGACCACGACGATATAGACCATCGTCAGGAAGGTGGCGAAGCCCGCCATGATCTCCGTGCGCGGCGTGGTGCCGTGCTCGCGCAGCCGGAAAAAGGATTCCACAGTCCCGATTCCCCCTCGGTGTGATCCGTCATGTTTCCACGCCGGCAAAGACGGGGGGAAGCAAGCGCGATGCCGCCGGTCGCGCGGGCCGTTCCGGCGGCTCAGCCATTCGGCTCAGCCCCCCGGTTCAACCCCCCGGCTCAGTCCCCTGGCCCACCGGCCGGCGGGCGGTCGCGCAGCAGGGCGACGATGCAGAGCTGGATGTCGTCGGTACCATAGGGCTTGCCCAGCACCGTGGTGCCCCGGAACCGCTCGGGCACGATGGTGGCAGCGTCGAAGCCGGTGGTGAACAGGAAGGGGATCCCCCGCTCCGCCAGGACATCGGCCACTGGGAAGACGCTTTCCCCGTCGAGGTCCACATCCAGCAGCGCGGCATCGATCCGTGACGAGACGGCGAGGCGGATCGCCTGGGCCAGCGCGGCGGCGGGGCCGACGACCACGGCGCCCCCATCCTCCAGCGCGCGGCTCACCTGCATGGCCACCAGCGCGGCATCCTCCACCACCAGGATGCGGCGCCCGGCGATGGTGCCCGGGGCCGGATCGGGCCGGCGCGGCGCGGCGGTGGGCGAGGCGGGCGCGCTTTCCACCAGCTGCTTCAGCGGGATGGTCACCGCGCAGCGCAGCCCGGCCGGATCGAAGTTGAGCTTCGCCTGGCCGCCGAGCTCATAGGAGAGGCCACGTTCCACCACGGTCGAGCCGAAGCCGCGGCGGCGCGGCGGCTGCACCGGCGGGCCGCCGCTTTCCACCCAGTGCAGGATGATGCGCTCGCCATCCATGTTCCAAGTGACCGCGACCTGTCCCTCCGGCACCGACAGCCCGCCGTATTTCGCGGCATTCGTCGCCAGCTCGTGCAAGGCGAGGCTCAGCGCCAGCGCTGCCTTCGGCTTCAGCCGGACCTCCGGCCCCGCGACGGTGACGCGCTGCTCGCTGGCGTTGCGATAGGGACGGAGCTCCTCCTCCGCCAGGGCCCGCAGGTCCGCCCCCTCCCAGCGCGTGCTGGTCAGCAGGCTGTGCGCCACCGCCATGGCGCGGATGCGCCGGTCGAAGTCGTGGACGAAGCCTTCCAGGTTGCCGGCGCCGCTCTTGGTGTGGCGCACCAGGGCCTGGATATTGGCCAGGGTGTTCTTCACCCGGTGGTCCAGCTCCGCCATCAGCAGGTCCTGCTGCGCCCGGGCGCGCCCGCGCTCCTCGGAGGCGTCCTCGATCCGGCGCAGCACCACCTCCAGCAGGCTGAGCTGCAGCGCCTGCGCCGCCTCGATCTCCACCGCCCGCCAGGGCCTGGCGCGGCCATGCACCGTCTCGGTCCAGGTGTCGAAGGAGGCGCGGGGCGAAAGCTGCCCGGGTCCGGCGCCCGGTTCCACCGGCTTGTCCGGGTTGCCCGCCCAGTGGAGCGTCCGCACCATCTCCGGCCGGAACCAGAGGATATAGTCCTGGGGCGCGCGGCTCACCGAGAGGGCGAGGACGCCGCTGGCGACATCGGCGAATTCCCGGGCCGGGGGATAGAGCTCCGGCAGGCGGTCCAGCGCCACGATCCGCTCCTCGACGGTGCCGCGCAGCCATTCCACCAGGCCGTTGACCTGCTCCCGCGTCGGGGTCTGGCCAGCCGTGGCGTATCGTCCCGAGGCCAGCACCGCCACGCCGCCCGCCTCCAGGTAGTCGAGCAGGTTCGGCCGCTGGCGGATCAGCCCCTCGCCGAGTTCCTCCTCCTGCGCCATGACCTGCTCCAGGTGCTCGTGCACCCGGCGCATGCGCAGCGCATCCTCGTGGTTCTCCCGCTGCTCCAGCGTTTCGAGCTGCAGCGAGAACATCTGGGCGAAGAGCTCGCAGGCCGCGCGCATGGCGACGGGCAGGTGCCAGGCGGTCCGGTGGTGGCAGGCGATGAGCCCCCAGAGCCGCCCGCCCTGCTGGATGGACAGGGACATGGAGGCCTGCACGCCCATGTTCCGCAGATACTGCAGATGGATCGGGGAGACCGCGCGCAGCGAGCAATCGGACATGTCCAGCGCCTCGCCCGTCCTCGGGCTGAGCGCCGGCATGAGCGGCTCCGGGATATAGTGCGCGTCCGGGATCAGCCGCATCCAGTTGCGCAGGTAGAGGGCGCGGGCCTGCTTCGGGATGTCCGAGGCGGGGAAGTGGAGGCCGAGATAGGAGCCGGTCCCTTCCGCCCTGGCTTCCGCCACGACGCAGCCCGTGTCGTCGGGCTCGAAGCGGTACACCATCACGCGGTCGAAGCCGGTCATGTCGCGGATCGTCGCCGCCGCCGCCTCGCAGTACTGCCGGGCGGTCGCGGCACCCTGGAGGCTGGCGATCATGCCCTGGACCAGGGCTAGCGTGTCGTCCTGGCGCACCGGGCCCGGCACGCCCCGGGGCTCGATCTCCACGATGATCCCGGCGGGGCTGTCGCGGCCCTGGAGGTCGAAGAAGCGTCCCGGCCGCAGCTCCACCCCGCTCAGCAGCCGGGCGCCCGCGGGAAGGCGGGGCAGGCAGGGCTCCTGCGGGGCGGGGGCCGGGGCGCAAAGCGCCTGGATGACGCCGGGCGGCAGGAACCGGCCCGCCTCGACGCCCAGCGCCGCATCCAGCGGGACGCCCAGGAGATGCTGCATGTCGCCGGCGGCCTGCAGGACCCGCAGCGTGTCCGGGTCCAGCACCAGCAGCAGCCCGTGGGGCTGGATGGAGGCCGGGACATGGATCGGCTCGCGGTCGCAGGTGCTCGTGTCCGGGCGGCCGGGCAGGGCGCGGAGGTCGGGCAACGGCAGGGAGGGCGAGGGCTGGCTCACGCCGGCGCCCCGGCCAGCGCGGCGCGGCCGGGTTCGTGCCGGGCCTCCATGGCGGAAAGCCAGGATTCCAGGCGGTGGAAACTGTCGCGGGCCGCGTCGCAGGCGCCCCCGGCATCCGTGCAATGGAGCGCCAGCGCCTGGCGGAAGCGCCGCCAGCTCTCGCCGACCGGCCGGCCCAGGCTGGCATGGAAGGACGCGCCGTGCTCCGGACCCAGGCCGAGCAAGGCCTCAGCCCGGCGCAGGATCACCTGCCCGCCGAGGGCGGAGCCTTCCAGCACGTAGAGAGCGCCGAAGGCGGCATCCCGTGTCGCGGGAGGAAGCGGGGAAGGGGCGAGGGGCAGGGCGTCCAGCTCCGCGGGCGGCAGGCCCAGGAAGCGGAGGTCGTTCCGCAGCAGCGGCACACGCCAGCGGGCCACGTCGGGCGCAAGGCCGGTGGCCTGCCAGTCGAAGCGGTCCAGCATCGCCTCCAGCGGCGCCACGATGCCCAGCATGGCCGAAAGGAAGCGCGCATAGGCCACCGGGGATGCCAGGTGCCTGTCCAGATCGATCCCGGCGTCGAGACGGGCGTGCAGGGTGGCGGTGGCGTCACGCAGCGCCGTCAGGACGTCCGCTGAGGTCAAGCAGCCGTTTCCAGGGTCACGATGCTTCCTCCAACGCAGTGTTTCACGGAGGATCGAAAATAGAGGTCCGTGGCCACGGCGCAAGGAGCGGGCGGGACCGGCTTCCGACAAGAACAGGCGAGCGGAAAGCACGAAGGGCGCCTCGCGGCGCCCTTCGCAAGCCCTGCTCCGCCAGCCGGGCCACCCGCATCGGGCGGCCCGGAACGCGGGTTCAGGCGGAGTAGTACATCTCGAACTCGACCGGGTGCGGCGTGTGCTCGAAGCGATAGACCTCGTTCCACTTCAGATCGATGTAGCTCTCGATCTGCTCCCGCGAGAAGACGTCGCCCGCGAGCAGGAACTCGTGGTCGGCCGCCAGGCTCTCCAGCGCTTCGCGCAGCGAGCCGCACACCGTCGGGATGTCCTTCAGCTCCTCCGGCGGCAGGTCGTACAGGTCCTTGTCCATCGGCTCGCCCGGATGGATCTTGTTCTTGATCCCGTCCATTGCCGCCATGGTGAGGGCCGCGAAGGAGAGGTAGGGGTTCGCGGTCGGATCGGGGAAGCGGACCTCGACGCGCTTGGCCTTCGGGCTGGTGGTGTAGGGGATACGGCAGGAGGCCGAGCGGTTGCGCGCCGAGTAGGCGAGCAGCACGGGGGCCTCGAAGCCCGGGATCAGGCGCTTGTAGGAATTGGTGGACGGGTTGGTGAAGGCGTTGATCGCCTTGGCGTGCTTGATGATGCCGCCAATGGCGAACAGGCACATCTCCGACAGGTCGGCATAGCCGTTGCCCGCGAACATGGGCTTCCCGTCCTTCCAGATGGACAGGTGGGTGTGCATGCCCGAGCCGTTGTCGCCATAGATCGGCTTCGGCATGAAGGTCGCGGTCTTGCCGTAGCTGTGGGCGACGTTTTGGACGCAGTACTTGTAGATCTGCATCTGGTCGGCCATCGTCACCAGCTTGCCGAACCGCGTGCCCAGCTCGTGCTGCGACTGCGCCACCTCGTGGTGGTGCTTCTCGCCCGGCAGGCCCATCTCGATCATGGTCGAGAGCATCTCGGCGCGCAGGTCCATCTCGCTATCGACCGGCGGGACGGGGAAGTAGCCGCCCTTCACCAGCGGGCGGTGGCCCATGTTGCCCTCGGGGTAGTCCTTCATGTTGGCGCCGGGGCCTTCGATGCTCTCCAGCCTGTAGTGGCCGAAGTTGCCGCCGGTGCCGAACTTGACGTCGTCGAACACGAAGAACTCGGCCTCGGCGCCGACCAGCACGGTGTCGCCCACGCCGGAGGCGGCGACATAGGCCTCGGCCTTCTTGGCGGTGCCGCGCGGGTCACGGCCATAGGCCTGGCCGGTCGAGGGCTCGATGATGTCGCAGAAGAGGATCAGCTGCGGCTTGGCCGAGAACGGGTCCATGCAGGCATTGGCCGTGTCCGGCATCAGGATCATGTCGGACTCGTTGATCGCCTTCCAGCCGGCGATCGAGGAGCCGTCGAACATGATCCCGTCCGTGAAGACCTCTTCCGAGACGGTCGAGACGTGCTGGGCCGTGTGCTGCCACTTGCCCTTCGGATCGGTGAAGCGGAAGTCCACGTACTCGACGGAGTTCTCCTTGATCATGTCCATGACCCTGGAAACGCCGTCCGGGACCCCCGGGGCTGCTGCGGGCTTCTTCGCCATCGTGTCCTGATCCTGTTCCCTAGAACGTGGCAGTCACTTCGCGGGCCGTCCGGCCCACGTTTCGCCGGCCGCCGGCCCCGGCGGGTCCCCTCGGGACACCCACCCCGGAGCCGGTCGCCCGGAATCTCGCTATGTCAGACGGCGTCCTCGCCGCGCTCCCCGGTCCGGATGCGGATCACCTCCTGCACGTCGGACACGAAGATCTTGCCGTCGCCGATCCGCCCCGTGCGGGCGGCGGCGGTGATGGCCTCGATGGCGCGCTCCACCAGGTCGTCGGGGCAGATCACCTCGATCTTCACCTTGGGGAGGAAATCCACCACGTACTCGGCGCCGCGGTAGAGCTCCGTATGGCCCTTCTGGCGCCCGAAGCCCTTGGCCTCCACGACCGTCAGGCCCTGGAGCCCGATCTCATGGAGGGCGTCCTTCACCTCGTCGAGCTTGAAGGGCTTGATGATGGCCTCGATCTTCTTCATCGGCTCCGCCGTCCCGTTTCCCCGCGCCGCCTGACGGCACGAGGGCCGTTTCCCCTCGCGATCGCCGGCCTTGTCCTGCCGGCGCTGGCCCGCGACACGGGCGTACCCGGTGTTGCACGGCCCGTGCCGCGCGGGCAATGGCCGTGGCGAGCGGTTTTCACCGCTCCCGCTCCCGGAATGCGCCATCCCCGGCGGCATTCTGCCTGTTTTGGCGGCAGATGCCACCAGGGACCATGGTTGCGCCGCCGTGCCGGGGGTCCCATTATCCTTCCGGGCCTGGAAACCCGCGCGGCAAACCCGGCATGGCGCCGGGCCGGACCGCCGCGCCGGATTCGGGCCGCCGCATCCCCAGGCCCCCGCGCCGGGGCCCGTTTCCGGGCCCGCCGCCGCGACGGGTCCCGTGAGAATCGGGAGCACCCCGCCGGGCCTCCCCATCAGAGACGAAGCGCATCCACAGATGAAGCCCCCAGGCCAAGCCCAGAACGCCGG from Roseomonas gilardii includes the following:
- a CDS encoding MFS transporter — its product is MPLPAAFQPLRHPNFRLLWTATLFSNMGLWVQNTGAGWLMTILDGRPGMVALVQTASLLPVFLLAMPAGALADILDRRRFLIGAQLWMCFSALLLCLLAAVGVIGPWGLLALTFALGIGSAINFPAFSAVTPELVPRADLAQAIVLNGIGFNLARALGPALGGLLMGMAGPQATFALNAACVMVLVVALFLWRRQAPAGRLPNEHFLSAMRTGVRFVVASPALRGTILRSLVTFFAGAAIWGLLPLLVRRQLGLGPEAYGLMLAAMGTGAVCAGFLLPSLRSRMSFSTLVVLGTTAMGAALVVLGLSRHWLPAILAMLVYGACWISAASTFGASAQLSAPSWVRARAMGLYQVATFGAMALGSVLSGAAGEAFGIPATLAGFGIGGAIGAWALQRLPMENPPPPPPPGADILHPAPESPDPGLASVLARDALPVMESVRYLVPEVDRAEFLAAMREVRGVRMRAGAVNWRLYEDVAHPERFVELWTMESWMEHLREAGRMTDADAAILARAAALHRGSEPALAGRYLSLEP
- a CDS encoding polyhydroxyalkanoate depolymerase, which encodes MFYDAYQAQQDILAPFQGFARGSSRLLRQFDEAVPGVFPLRHWAAMFDILGGARTTHERPPFGFTSVQVDGESVAVTEEAVHAMPFGTLLRFRKDTKRKQTPVLLVAPMSGHFATLLRGTVATMLPDYDVHITDWHNAREVPVSAGSFGFDGFVAHISAFLRAMGPGAHVVAVCQPAVPVLAAAALMAEERDPARPRSLTLMAGPIDTRVNPTSVNELATSRPISWFEQHLISTVPWRFAGAGRHVYPGVLQLTAFLNMNMDRHVKAYADQFRHIVSGEEEAATAHRRFYDEYLAVMDLPAEFYLETVKIVFQDHSLPLGKLTVGGRLVRPELIQDMSILTVEAERDDICSVGQTAAALDLCSSLPAERKRNHVQKGVGHYGVFNGRRWSTEIYPMVRETIESANRAAEAAAA
- a CDS encoding NCS2 family permease, which encodes MESFFRLREHGTTPRTEIMAGFATFLTMVYIVVVNPNIMAAAGIDQGASFVATCLAAAIGSALMGLLANYPIALAPGMGLNAYFAFAVVGGMHIPWQVALGAVFLSGLIFLAVSVLRIREWLINTIPLSLKLGIAAGIGFFLGIIGLQGMGLVVANPATMVGLGHVAEPKVLLSCLGFLLIAGMVARNVPGGIIIGILVTALLGIPFGLTTFHGVVSLPPSLAPTFLQLDIPGAIGLGVAGIVFTFFIVDLLDNAGTLIGTTHRAGLMRPDGSVPRLGRALLADSGGAIIGSVLGTSTTTSYIESAAGIQAGGRTGLTALTVAVLFLLTLFLAPLATSIPGYATAPALVFVACLMAKSLRDLDWEDITDYAPAIITALSMPLTFSIASGIGIGFITYAVIKLLAGKAGQVSGAVWLIAALSAVKFWMGAG
- a CDS encoding HWE histidine kinase domain-containing protein; the encoded protein is MSQPSPSLPLPDLRALPGRPDTSTCDREPIHVPASIQPHGLLLVLDPDTLRVLQAAGDMQHLLGVPLDAALGVEAGRFLPPGVIQALCAPAPAPQEPCLPRLPAGARLLSGVELRPGRFFDLQGRDSPAGIIVEIEPRGVPGPVRQDDTLALVQGMIASLQGAATARQYCEAAAATIRDMTGFDRVMVYRFEPDDTGCVVAEARAEGTGSYLGLHFPASDIPKQARALYLRNWMRLIPDAHYIPEPLMPALSPRTGEALDMSDCSLRAVSPIHLQYLRNMGVQASMSLSIQQGGRLWGLIACHHRTAWHLPVAMRAACELFAQMFSLQLETLEQRENHEDALRMRRVHEHLEQVMAQEEELGEGLIRQRPNLLDYLEAGGVAVLASGRYATAGQTPTREQVNGLVEWLRGTVEERIVALDRLPELYPPAREFADVASGVLALSVSRAPQDYILWFRPEMVRTLHWAGNPDKPVEPGAGPGQLSPRASFDTWTETVHGRARPWRAVEIEAAQALQLSLLEVVLRRIEDASEERGRARAQQDLLMAELDHRVKNTLANIQALVRHTKSGAGNLEGFVHDFDRRIRAMAVAHSLLTSTRWEGADLRALAEEELRPYRNASEQRVTVAGPEVRLKPKAALALSLALHELATNAAKYGGLSVPEGQVAVTWNMDGERIILHWVESGGPPVQPPRRRGFGSTVVERGLSYELGGQAKLNFDPAGLRCAVTIPLKQLVESAPASPTAAPRRPDPAPGTIAGRRILVVEDAALVAMQVSRALEDGGAVVVGPAAALAQAIRLAVSSRIDAALLDVDLDGESVFPVADVLAERGIPFLFTTGFDAATIVPERFRGTTVLGKPYGTDDIQLCIVALLRDRPPAGGPGD
- a CDS encoding biliverdin-producing heme oxygenase; protein product: MTSADVLTALRDATATLHARLDAGIDLDRHLASPVAYARFLSAMLGIVAPLEAMLDRFDWQATGLAPDVARWRVPLLRNDLRFLGLPPAELDALPLAPSPLPPATRDAAFGALYVLEGSALGGQVILRRAEALLGLGPEHGASFHASLGRPVGESWRRFRQALALHCTDAGGACDAARDSFHRLESWLSAMEARHEPGRAALAGAPA
- the glnA gene encoding type I glutamate--ammonia ligase is translated as MAKKPAAAPGVPDGVSRVMDMIKENSVEYVDFRFTDPKGKWQHTAQHVSTVSEEVFTDGIMFDGSSIAGWKAINESDMILMPDTANACMDPFSAKPQLILFCDIIEPSTGQAYGRDPRGTAKKAEAYVAASGVGDTVLVGAEAEFFVFDDVKFGTGGNFGHYRLESIEGPGANMKDYPEGNMGHRPLVKGGYFPVPPVDSEMDLRAEMLSTMIEMGLPGEKHHHEVAQSQHELGTRFGKLVTMADQMQIYKYCVQNVAHSYGKTATFMPKPIYGDNGSGMHTHLSIWKDGKPMFAGNGYADLSEMCLFAIGGIIKHAKAINAFTNPSTNSYKRLIPGFEAPVLLAYSARNRSASCRIPYTTSPKAKRVEVRFPDPTANPYLSFAALTMAAMDGIKNKIHPGEPMDKDLYDLPPEELKDIPTVCGSLREALESLAADHEFLLAGDVFSREQIESYIDLKWNEVYRFEHTPHPVEFEMYYSA
- a CDS encoding P-II family nitrogen regulator encodes the protein MKKIEAIIKPFKLDEVKDALHEIGLQGLTVVEAKGFGRQKGHTELYRGAEYVVDFLPKVKIEVICPDDLVERAIEAITAAARTGRIGDGKIFVSDVQEVIRIRTGERGEDAV